The following proteins come from a genomic window of Maniola jurtina chromosome 15, ilManJurt1.1, whole genome shotgun sequence:
- the LOC123872551 gene encoding uncharacterized protein LOC123872551: MNINQELLITLIQERPVIWDKTIDDYKNKRLKYDSWKEIFIHFQPTFEDLSGDEKNKFGQMVMKKWTNMKDSWIKYDKKINECKSGSSAKKIRKYMFYDEMMFLKKNVEHRKTDSNMTEHVHDSSLSNENFDSAVPNQSSSGYTERSETQRAKKKRKKMN, from the exons atgaacataaatcaagaattattaaTTACGTTGATTCAAGAAAGGCCTGTAATATGGGATAAGACCATCGACGATTATAAAAATAAGCGGCTTAAATATGATTCCTGGaaagaaatatttattcatttccagCCCACATTTGAAGATTTAAGTGGTGATGAGAAAAACAAGTTTG ggCAAATGGTGATGAAGAAGTGGACCAATATGAAAGATAGCTGGATAAaatatgacaaaaaaattaatgaatgtAAGTCTGGTTCTTCagcaaaaaaaataagaaaatatatgTTCTATGATGAAATGATgttcctaaaaaaaaatgttgagcATCGCAAGACCGATTCTAACATGACTGAACATGTTCATGATTCTAGCCTCAGTAATGAAAATTTTGATAGTGCAGTCCCGAATCAATCAAGCTCGGGATACACTGAACGGAGTGAGACGCAAAGggctaaaaaaaaaagaaaaaaaatgaactAA